The DNA segment CTCCTTGAGGATGTGAGCTGCAAGACGTCGTGTAGACAACCTACAGTTGCAGAGCATTACCAAAGCCACACCCTCAACAAGATGCAAGGCACTTGTCATCTGTTCGATTCGTATCTCCGGCACCTCTTTCTTGACGCCACATCCATTCAGAGCATTCTTCCATGTGGTTAAGAACTGTAACAGCACACGCAAGGCATTGTCCAGCAGTTGTGGAAATGTGTCATTGACTTCCTGAAGAATAAACTGGATGAAACCTTGAATGACATCCTCTCTCCATTCTGGAAAGTCCAACACCATGTTCTGCAGTGCCTGAAATGCCAAACCACGCAGTTCCTCATCCATGTGAACTGTCAACCTTGACAGCATCTCCACTAGCTCTTGCCTTCGCATTCCATCAGGAATGAGTCGCGGCACTGCAGCAACACAGGTGCGAAAAAGGTCAATCTTGGGTTTTCGCTCCCCTGTTATCATGTCATCTGGTTCCTTGTTGGCATTTTGTGTTGTAGTCATCATTAGAGGTCTACCAAACTGGACATCAAGTGCTTTGAGGATGTCATCAAAAGCCTTTCGAACGTAGTAGTAGTACTGAGACATGCCAATACTCTTGGCAGTGTCCTCTGTGAGTACTTTGTTAATAAAGGTCTTTTTGACTCTGAGGGTGTTTCCTGATGGAAGAACACCAACAGTTCGAGGCATTGGTGGACAGCCCTCTTTTTGTTGCAGGCTATCAGCAACCACGAGGAAAGCCCGCAATCCAATGCTCATTCTCTCAGGGGTAAGAATTATCTTGATTGGCCTGCCAACAGACAGCAGGTCAAAAACAATTTCCTTCATGGCAAAGTCAAGGCGCTCCTGCGCTATGAACTGAATGATCTTGACAAAAATGTTCAGTGGGGTATCCCGTGGTACAACTGCCTTGGATCCCTTAGGGAAAAGTGAGTTAACAATGCTCTGAAGCCTAGTCTGTGTAGCCGTGTTGCTTTCGCACTTTACACGAATCATGTATACCCAAAGCAGACGGTACAGTGACTCTAGTGCCACACGACACATTTTTGGATCCCGATGCTTGAGGTGAGAGAGACACATTGCAAGAAAGCAGTGCCAATTCTGAAGGAAAAAGAGTTTTTGGCTCACACAAAGCAAACAGGTGACCAGTGGAAACAGTGCCAGGCTGTGCTTTTTCTTGGTGCACAGGTCAAGGGTTTGCGAGTACAACATTTCGACAAAGTTTTTCAGACATGGTACATTAACTTCTGTCTTGACAGTCGCAGCAACAGGAACAAGAATCTCTACAAAAAGGCCAGCAAGGGCATGTTTGACATCCTTGTCCTTGGCCTCGAGGAAGTAACTGGCACATTCTTGCATGAACTGGAATGAAGCTTCAAACTCCTCTATGGGTGCCATCTTTACGCGGAAGAATTTCATGCCCATTAGTAAGCTAATGATGCTCTGTGTTGTGTGAGGGCTTGGCTCCTTGGCACGAAGCTCCTTCAGCTCGGCCATGAAATGTTTGCGCACCGACTGGAATCGCGACTGCGCCAGCACAGCCACGACTTCGGCGTACAAGTCTGCTACAATGTTGAAATTCTGGGCGTTTGGGCCTGTCTGGGAACTTTCGCGGTAGCGAAAGTGCTTGAAGGCCAGTGATTCGATGTGGCCGACCAGATCTTCGTGCCCCGGGTGTAGCGCCAACTGCTTGAGCACTTCGATGAGCACCAGGCAGAAGATGAACTCAATCGCAAGATCCCTGCGTTCGTGCAAGTAGTCACGGTCACTGCGGGGTTCAGACTCACTCTTGGCCCGCGAATCCGCGCGCGGCCTCTGCATGTCGACGGTCTCTACCGTTTGCCGGTCATACCATGCAAACAGGGTGCGCAGTAACGATGGCAGGCAGTGCTCGGCCACTGAACCGAACGCGGACAGCAGCTGATCGAACACAGCATCCTCGCCCCGTTGCAATGACTTGGAAACTGGTCGCTCCAGTGGCTCAGCGAGCACAGTGCGAATTTTTTTCTCCGCTTGCAGTGTAAACTCTGCAAAGAGCACGCGCAACACAAATTCGCCAGGTTTGACATCAGTATCAAAGTGTATTCCCGGGGGAAATGGCTGTCGCTCCTTGCGAGCACCCCACGGAAGAACTAATGCAGATTGGCTCACGTTGTTGCTCGTGCCGCCACTGGCGGGATTCGACCAGCTTTTGACTTCGGGATTATTCTGCGATGCCATGGCTGCGGTATAGATCACAGCTCTACATCACTGGCGAAACTGCAATGCCCGTAGTCCGTGCGCCCTGCGCCACCACCAACGTAAACACGGACTCCGTCCGGACGATCAGACCATGGTTCCGGTGCTATCGCGCGACGGCGAAAGCATCGCCAGTCATCTGGGAGGGGTGTAATATATTTGTGCAGGTCGAAAGTCAACTATAGGCGACAGGAAGGCATCTGCACTTCACAACGAATCAACCTAACAACAAAACTAAAACTGTCTGCAGCCACACAGCCACCATCACAATACCGGAAACGACTGACGGAAACAACACAAAGTGGATCGGAACAGTTACGTAGGTACAGTTAGTCTTAATGATGACACAACAGTATTTCACAAATTATAACAAACCCGTGTTTTAAGCCGCACCGAAGCGTATTACACAGTCGCTGACTGCTAAACCCTTTACTTACGAATTCATTTCTACGCCGATCCAATCCAATGACGTCATTTGTAATGGCGCATGGTTTGTTTATATTTGCGTTGCGGCCACGGTACCTATGACGGTACTTGTGTTTACGTACGGCAGGATAGCTTATCTAAGGCGGAGGGTGTGCTTGATCATATCCGTGAAGCTTAAAGCTCCCAAGATAACTGTTGATTCGTGAAGATTTCGTAAACGAAGGAGATGCGTAAATATTGCCTCATGCCTTGGATATCGGGAGACTTTATAGGAACGCGTGTAATATAACGTAAACAAACAGGACCATGTGGTATACTCGCAGAACAGTTAAGAAATGCTGCACATGGCAGCATATATTATCTTTAATTTAGGCTGCGCGCGTGGAATTAGTGGAAGGTCATCATGTCTAACCACGAGAAGCTTGTCGTTCGGCACAGGACCTCTCAGGACGGGCAGACTTCTGGGTGCGGGCGGCCGGCATTTCCCATCAATGCGGCTGCTCAGATGTCACTGAACTGCAGCGCCTGTGAGGTGAGTGACGATGAGGACTTGCCAAGGATACCCAAGATTCCAGTACAGAACATTATCCTGAGACTGCAATATCGTGAAATGTACGCCGCAAAGCAAAACGTGTCACCGTTGCATGTCTCCCGGCATCTTCACCAAAACGCTTGCCCGAACTTCACGGTCGTCAACGTGGAAAAGCCGCCGTGCTTCTTGCGAAAGTTTTCGCCCGATGGCAAGCATCTCGTGGCTTTTTCGTCGGACCAGACCTCAATCGAGATTTACTGGTACCGGGGGCCCTGCGCGGCTGCTCATCTCTTGCGGGGATTCAGTGGAGACCACTTGGGATCGGGAGCCGAGTCCGCTCAAGTGCGGAGCACTATTTTCAGCGAGTTTTTCCGGCTTCGTCACATTGTGAACGTGTCGGGTAACGGCGGTGAGCAGCTAAATCGCGAGTGTAGCTTGTTTACTGACGACTGCCGTCACGTCATCGTGGGGTCAGCCATGTATGTCCCCGAGGAACCGCACCCGTTCTTCTGGGACATGCACCGCAACAACGAGTCAGTGTCTCCGAACCCCCGCTCTCCTCTGGAGGACTATTCGCTGCACCTTGTGGATATGGTCACCGGCACCCTCAAAGACAAACGCACATTCAAGACGGACAAGATTTTTCTGTCTCACAACCAGGGGCTCTACCTCTACCGAGACACACTGGCAGTTCTCTCAGTGCAGCATCAGACTGTGCACATATTTAAGGTCAGTGTGCATCTGTgctgaatgtaaaaaaaagtgcAGAGTGACAGAAGCGCTTTCAGCTTGGACTGAATGTGCAGTGTGACGTAGCACGCTCTAATACTCCTCTGGAACATGTCAGTTAGGGGCGTGTCTGAAGCAAATTGTGGTGTTAGATATGTACTAGCAATCTGGCAATGCAGTGCCGTCACACTAAATAGAATTTGCTGTTTGCTTTTCTCCTCTTAACTCTGTTCTCCATCTTTCCCATGTGTCTTTTAAATGTAAGACATCTGCAGTCGTATGAGCAATAAGTAAGCAACATTAGTACACTTCTTGCCAGTTGAGACTTGTGGTACTAGAAGCAGAACACATGGTGTCAGTGAATCCCTATTACAATCCAGCAAAAAAGCGTATGCACATGTTGTTTTTGCTGCATGGAGCACACAAAAATAAGAAGCGCATAACTTTTTTGTTAAGGGTCCTGAAGCAATCATCCGAAATTTTGTATTTTGCATTATGCATTTCTAGAAATTTAATGGGATATGGATACCGGCATGTTTGGCATCATCTTTGTGGGGTAAAAAAATTGATTTTTAGATTGCGCTATATTATAGCCCCAGAGTTAGTAATGTCATCGTGCTAAAGTTTCTTGTTTTtcacttgtgttctgtctgcaAAGTTGTCCAAGCTCATTGGAATCCAGTCAACATTCATTTTGTTCATTGTGTGTATATCTGGTCAAAACTAAGGCTGGAACTGTTTTTGCAACCTACAGTTTTTGCATTCTTCTGAATAACAGGCATTCATATCAAGTGAAATGAGACCTCAGTCTTCAATACATGTAATTCTGCCATGGTCGTGTCTCACTAGTATACAAATTAAATGTGATGTTTGTATGCTGCAATTAAAAGCATTGAGCAAAATAAAATTATGTCCGAGAGTTGCAGTAAGAACAAACActgaaagcaacaacaaaaattgtCCTAATATGATAACACTATGAGAAAAAAGAATGCCCAAACAGAATAACATGGCTAGAGTGTGTAAACAAACGAAGATGAGATGTTTCATCTGACTATGACACAGAGCATGTAATGTTGTTTGAATGTTGTTTCTATGTTTGCTTGTGGAATACAAGTGCAAACCTAACTTGTAATATAAtctctattttttttcctctacAGGTCACAAGGGAAGGTCAGTTCGTTGACGTTCGCACTGTGGGGCGCTTCTGCTATGAGGATGATGAGCTGCTGGTATCATCGGCATTCCTGGCAACTGGCCGAAGCGAGCAACGACCATACTGCGAGCGGACGCTCAACTCGCTCAAGCACCGCCTGCTGGTGCATCTGTATCGCCAGGTAACTTAAACAGATAAAAGCATGATGTACTTGAATGGCTGTATTGATCACATAATTTGGAGGATAAGTTACCCACTGGTTTAGCACTGAACTTGATATCAAGTGCACATATTTAAAACGGGCAAGACTTGCTTTGTGATTCTCAGAGGAGTGGGTACTATCGTACACCCACAGAAAACAAAATGTCCTTGGTAGATTCCTTTTGCTTCTTTCTCTCCTCTTCTCTGCTTCACGCTTGTGGCATGAATATTTCTGGTGCCAATCACAAACTTACATTTGTGAGTGGTATTAGGCCTGGAAGTTTTGTGGTAATTTAATAACTTTTTTGCGTATCACAACGTGAGTACTGACATCATTCCAGCTCAGTCATGTTTTGAACATCATAGAATTTTTGCACTTGCCCTTGCATGTATATGGCAATGCCCAGTGATGGGCCCAGTGCCTTCTCACCAAGTTGTGTGACATTCTATGTCTGTGAAGAAGCAACAGCCGACCATTGCGCACAATGAAGATGCTTTTGGTCTtaatcatcattgtcatcatcatcatcatcggcctatttctgtaagtccactgcaggacgaaggcctctccctgccatctccaattacccatctcttgtgctagctgattccagcttgtgcctgcaaatttcttaatttcgtcattccacctagttttctgctgtcctcgactgcgcttccttcccttggcacttattctgtaactctaatggcctGCCGGTTGTCTAACCTAtatattacatggcctgcccagctccatttttctctcttgaaatcaactagaacatcggctatccgCTTTTGCTCTCTAATCTGCACTGCTCTCTTCCTCTTACCGTTATGCATAACATTCTTCATCCCATTGCTCTTTGTGTGATCCTTAACgtgttctttgttaacctccaagtttctgcctcatatgttagcaccagtagaatacagttattgtacacttttcttttcaacaacagtggtaagttcccagtcaggatttggtaatgcctgttATATGCACTCCAACCtgcttttattcttctgtaaatctccttctcatgatcagggtcccctgtgagtaattgacctagataaacatactcctgtGCAGACTCTAGAAGCTGTCTGGCTATTATTAAGACAATAGCCTGGCAAGACTATTGTCTTAATAGTGCCTGGCT comes from the Dermacentor variabilis isolate Ectoservices chromosome 2, ASM5094787v1, whole genome shotgun sequence genome and includes:
- the abo gene encoding de-etiolated protein 1 abo isoform X2 — its product is MSNHEKLVVRHRTSQDGQTSGCGRPAFPINAAAQMSLNCSACEVSDDEDLPRIPKIPVQNIILRLQYREMYAAKQNVSPLHVSRHLHQNACPNFTVVNVEKPPCFLRKFSPDGKHLVAFSSDQTSIEIYWYRGPCAAAHLLRGFSGDHLGSGAESAQVRSTIFSEFFRLRHIVNVSGNGGEQLNRECSLFTDDCRHVIVGSAMYVPEEPHPFFWDMHRNNESVSPNPRSPLEDYSLHLVDMVTGTLKDKRTFKTDKIFLSHNQGLYLYRDTLAVLSVQHQTVHIFKVTREGQFVDVRTVGRFCYEDDELLVSSAFLATGRSEQRPYCERTLNSLKHRLLVHLYRQAEAEQNPTALRKFYQHFDQLCDLRLWKMQLLDERHLLLKYASEDVVSFRLSDPNSQPSFFVVYNLVTTEVLAVYENTSEELLELLENFSDLLRNAALHSDAQLTCSPSNNIHARLVQQRFKQTIVNARYGGQTEAVKRLLAQLPISSQSYSNSPYLDLALFSYDDKWVSVLERPKACGDYPIRFYARDSGLLKFKIYAGLQGRNAPPAARRLVAFTFHPYDPFAISVQRTNADSSSRKDGKDGQRG
- the abo gene encoding de-etiolated protein 1 abo isoform X1, which gives rise to MSNHEKLVVRHRTSQDGQTSGCGRPAFPINAAAQMSLNCSACEVSDDEDLPRIPKIPVQNIILRLQYREMYAAKQNVSPLHVSRHLHQNACPNFTVVNVEKPPCFLRKFSPDGKHLVAFSSDQTSIEIYWYRGPCAAAHLLRGFSGDHLGSGAESAQVRSTIFSEFFRLRHIVNVSGNGGEQLNRECSLFTDDCRHVIVGSAMYVPEEPHPFFWDMHRNNESVSPNPRSPLEDYSLHLVDMVTGTLKDKRTFKTDKIFLSHNQGLYLYRDTLAVLSVQHQTVHIFKVTREGQFVDVRTVGRFCYEDDELLVSSAFLATGRSEQRPYCERTLNSLKHRLLVHLYRQAEAEQNPTALRKFYQHFDQLCDLRLWKMQLLDERHLLLKYASEDVVSFRLSDPNSQPSFFVVYNLVTTEVLAVYENTSEELLELLENFSDLLRNAALHSDAQLTCSPSNNIHARLVQQRFKQTIVNARYGGQTEAVKRLLAQLPISSQSYSNSPYLDLALFSYDDKWVSVLERPKACGDYPIRFYARDSGLLKFKIYAGLQGRNAPPAARRLVAFTFHPYDPFAISVQRTNAEYVVNFHIHNSDTPFTS